A stretch of DNA from Mauremys mutica isolate MM-2020 ecotype Southern chromosome 25, ASM2049712v1, whole genome shotgun sequence:
AGGGGAGGGTTTGTGCCTTGAGTTGTGTGACTGTAGTGAACCCTGTGCTGTGAAAAGCCAGGATCGGTGCCGAATGCAGATACCAGCAGTGCACAGGATGCCCCAGCGGGGAACGGGGAGAGTCCCCAGACTgctcagcagggagctcagggctgcgcGGAGGGAGGGAGCCAGCCTGGGGAGATGAGCCcgagggctggaggggagggctgggatgAAGAGGATGCTAGTGAAGGGCTTGGAggattggggagggggcagccaggaCAGAGGGGACAGAGCCCCCATTGCAGCACCTGCAGGTCTCTCCTCTGCAGTTAAAGGCATGGGTGGGTTTGCCACCCAGGCCGGAGTGTGCAGGGCGGATAAGGCTGAGCTTGAATTTAGCAAGGGCCCCGAGCTGCTGTGGACGAGAGCAGAGTAatttaccggggggggggggagtgtgcaAAGGGGGGGAGGATTCCAAGCCGGGGGTCGGCCACTGATGGCCGGATTTGTCCCCAAGGTCAGACTAGCCGTGAATCTGAGACCTCGTAAGTGCAATTAGCTGGGCAGCGTCTCCGAGAGCTGCTCAGCCCAGGTTCGATGGCTGGGAGCCGCGGGGGCAGTGTGGGCCCAGGGGCAAGCCTGAGGCTGGGGGTAGCCTGAGGAGTTTGTGGTCTGTTCCAGGCTGGGGTCAATACCAAGGGTCAGAGTCCAAGTCAGGAGGCGAAGCCCAAAACAAGCCGAGGTCCAGCCAGGAGTTCAAGAGCATGAGACAGGACCAGCCCTGGCAGCACCAGGAAATTCACCACGCTGTGGCCCAGACAGTTCCTGGACTGccccttgggtttatatagggcAGAGAACCAATCAGGAGCCATGGGGCTGCTGCCTGACAACCCCCCGAGGCAGAACGTCCCAGGGGCTGTGTCCACAGAGGGTCGTGGGAAGTGGGGTGCAAGCTGCTTACAGCTGCTGCAGGGTGGCTGCCTGGCATGTAGCTCTGCAGGGCTGGGTCCTTACAGTGCACGTGTCTTACTGATTCCATCTCTTCGTTTTCAGGATGAAGTGAAGCTCCCAGCCAAGCTGAGTATCAGCAAGTCTTTGAAGGAGACAGAGaaggaagagaaggaagaggagggcGCGGAGGTGCCCGCGGACGAGGACCATGCAGATGAGGACCGCATCCAGCTCTCCTCAGATGAGGAGGTGGAGGTTGAAGAGATCATCGAGGAGTCCCGGGCAGAGCGGATCAAGAGAAGTGGCATGAAGAGGGTGGACGACTTCAAAAAGGCTTTCTCCAAGGAGAAGATGGAGAAGACCAAGCTAAAGACCAAGGAGAATTTGGAGAAGACCAAACACAACTTAGAGAAGACCCGGCACAACCTGGAGAAGAGGATGAACAAGCTGGGCACCAAGATCGTAACCACTGAGAGGAGGGAGAAGATGAAAACCTCTCGGGACAAGCTGAAGAAATCCTTCACTCCTGACCACCCCGTCTACGCCAGGTCCAAGACGgcagtctacaaggtgccacccTTCACCTTCTATGTCAAGAAGATCAGAGAGGGCGAGGTGGAGGTGAAAGCcacagagatggtggaggtgGGAGGAGAAGAGGCCGAGAACACGGAGCTGCTGAGAGAGGAGAGCCCTGAGATGCACACGCTGCTGGAGATCACGGAGGAGTCGGACGCAGTGCTGGTGGACAAGAGCGACAGTGAGTAGGACGGGCGGTGGCACGCGATGAACGGCTGAACATGTAACCTTTCACACTGCAAGATCTCTCTTTGCCCCACGCATCCTGGGAAACGTGTACCCGATGTATCATTATTCCTCTGGACGTCCAAGCCGATCCCCCACTGTCCCGGACGAGGTGTCGTTTATATTTTAGTTTTAGCACACAGAGGAGTTAGGAATACAGGACGGTTTTTCTTACACTCGTCGTGGAGACCATTCCTGCTAGTGGCCCTGTGAGAGCTTGCTAGCCGCCAGGGACTCAGCTGGGAGCGTGCTAAAACCAAGATAACTGCTGTACACCTGGGAAGATCCCTCTTTGCAGCTCTCTGAGACCTGATGTCTAGAATGCTTTCTGCCTGGCAACCTGCCCAGCGCTGGAGATCCCCCAGTTTGTTTGTCAGCCCGAGCAGCCATCCCCACAGGCAGCCGGAAGGGAATGCAGGAGCCCAGCTGGCTAGTAGCAGCAGAGAGACATTTCCCACCCCCGCCCGTATGCCAGCTCCTGGGGCCATGTGGTCTGGAAGGTCTCCAGTGGAAGGTGGATCTCTGACGCGTCTTAGCATGTGGCGAGGGAAGGGTAAAGCTGATCCCATTGGTGGGCAGAGCACGCGTGAGGATGGGCAATGCCACGTCGGGCCGGGAGGGGCTCCCTGACACTTCCTGACCCCAGAGGGCTGAAACAGCTAACGGGCTGTTCTGGAGAAGCCAGTATTGTGCACCACTTGGCTACCACGGGCACCACATTGCCTGGGTGGCAGCGAGATCCCCTGGCAATGCGGgtatcctacacacacacacaggacccTGCCACTGCTGCCCGTTACACCGCGGCCACTCCAGGCCTTCCTGGGACTGACCCAGAGTCATGGAGAGCTCAGCATGTGCCGCACGCtcctgtgtgtgtctgcagtgcCCGGAGCGGTAACCGTCTGCCTGCTGGAGCCCAGAACCGCTCTGCTCCAGCGGGCTCACGGTCACCTGCAGGGAGCTGCGTGGAGTCGGGTGTCCCACCCCGTCACCGAGCCCCGTACCATGTGGCATCAGCAGGCCGGGAGGTGCACGTTCACTGGCCgggggagggtgcaggtggggggtgcaggacgtGAGATGCACGCTCACAGGGGTGCAGGCCGGGGTGTTGGAGGGCCCAGCAGGCCGGGAGGTGCACGCTCACTGGCCgggggagggtgcaggtggggggtgcaggacgtGAGATGCACGCTCACAGGGGTGCAGGCCGGGGTGCTGGAGGGCCCAGCAGGCCGGGAGGTGCACACTCACTGGCCGGCGGACGGCCCAGGGTGCTGGAAGGCCCCAGGGGCGGTTGTGACTCATTTCCAGGAGGGCTAGAGGATGTACTGATGCCACAGAAAGGGGACAGAGCCAGGAGGGCTCTTGGCCAGCCAGAGAGCAGTCTTGACATGGGTCTGTGGGCCCGATCCTGAGCAGCTGAGTCTCTGCAGGGGGTCCCGGCACGACgcaggctcagggccctgcaCATCCCCCCAGGCTCCCCGCTTGCTGCCATTCTCGCTTGCCTAGCTGGTGACAGATGCCCGGCGCAGTTCTAGGATGGGGCACTGCTGCTTGAGCGCCAGCTTTCCTAACCACACGCACCGCACTGCTTAGCAGGCTCCCGGCAGACCGGAGCGAGGGCCGCGTGTGCTGAGACACAGTGTGTCTCCTGGCCAGCTGAGGTCGGCTTTGGGGCTGGCAattcccaacccccacccctttGCAGCCCCCCAGGTGGCAGGGGACACGGGGAGGTTCGGCTTGTGTTCATCCTTCCCCTAGTTCATACCCGctgggcacagcccagcccctgGCGCCTGCGGCCGCCGTCCTCACTGCCAGGTGACACACGGGAGAACAGAGGTTTGTTGTTAACGTAGCCACAATATATAAACTTGCTTCTTTGTTAAGAGCATTTTCTTTCTTATTGCCcgtcccactcccaccccagggtccttcccctgcagcagagCTCCCGGCCTGCCCAGGCCAAAGTGGGCATGGCCCCAGCGGCTGGGCTCtgtgccaggctccctggtgggtTCTGTCTAAGCAGCAAGGAGGCGTCTCCGGACCCCTGTGCTGCCCCCAGGGAtgggcaggaagagatggggtTGGATGGGCCTTTGCCATgctctgcccttccctgccaACCCCACGATGGCACCACCACTGTGGGGGGATGCCAGGCCCCAGGCAGTGGCggtccctggggggcaggggagccttGCTTGCCTTCGGTTGGGATCTGTGCTCACTGTTCGCCCCGGGCACCCCGCACAGCAGATGttctgcagctccccagcccagggcaggccGAGCCCTCGCTCCTCTGCCTAGGGCCATTCCCCAGCATGTGCGTGGGGACCTAGGCCTGGCCGCGCCCCGCCCTCCCGCTGCCCCCCCGTGCAGCCCAGCCCGTGGCAGGGGAGGTGCCGGCTGGCGGAggcgcaggcagggcagggggctgttcACACTCTGTCTGGTTCCTGGGGCCCGTCTATTGTTTTTTACAGATCTCTTTTTCTTACACAGAAGCAGTAGCTCAGAGTAAGCGACTCCCAGGGCACAGGCGGGCGCTTGGCTCGAGCAGCCCAAGGCCACCAGGGTTTGGGGCCGTACTAAGCATCTCTGACCTCGGAGAGAGGGAGCAGAGCGCGTCCACGGGGCAGAGAGCGAGTCCTGGGCCCTCCTGTGCCCGAGGTGACGAGCTGGGGGCCATGGGAGCTGGGTGGAGCTTTATCCATTTTCTATGACTGCATCCTGGTGAGCAGCCCGACCAATAAAGTTTCTTTTCTAAAAGGCCAAGAGTGGAGCATGTTTCCCATGGACGGGGGCGAAGGGCACCGGCTGCTGCTGGGTGGAAGggagccagggctctgccccacaagcagggcagggggctccagcTCACCCATGTTAAACTGGTGTCCCAGCACAATGGGGGAAACCTTCCCCTTGTTGGAGGGACAAAGACCTGCGGCAAACAGGCCGTGGGgggggcataggtgctggaactgggggggctgcggcACCCTGGGTTTACAGgtcggttcaatggctctcagcacccccactatacacataGGCTGGCCGCGGCCACCCCAGAGATGGGTTCATGCCCCGTGcagcaggcacagctctgccaaagcttGGTGCGAGGGGAACACgggagccctgggcagcagtAACCCCCAACACTGGGCTGAGCAAGGAGACGctcgtccccccacccccgggccgcACTCagagagggggaacagcaggcaCCACGTGCCCAGGCTGGCACCCAGCGAGCCCAGCCATGCCCAGCCCTCACGTGGCATCAGAGAACGAGGCCGAGCTGGGCAGTGACTCACCAACGATGAGCGAGTGTCTGCGACCTTGGCAGCAGGACTACGAGTCTGCTGGTGTCCAAatagcccttcccctgccccagtgagccCTCCCGCCCCACACCTGGCTCCTCCCCACTCAGGGGACAGGGTTCCTGCTCCCAAGGGGGCCTGGGACATCACTCCGGGCCTCTGCCACGTTCTGCCAGGCCGTGCTGCACCTCACGAGCGACtgctcccaggctccagctgcagggACAGAGGCCCAGGGAGGGCCAGTGACCCCCCAGAAACCCCGAAGTGAGTCAGTGGTAGAGGCAGGACCTGACCCATATTCTGGCTCCGGCTCTTGGGAGACAGATGcggccaggcagggaggtgggagCCGAGCATGCTCCCCATATGTGCCAGTTCCACAGGGGGGCTGCAGTGTAAAAAAGGCTGAATCAAAGTTTGCCAGAGAGCATCAGGGGGCCCCTGGGACCAGGCAACAAAAGGCACCTGCTCCTTGTGATTTCATCCCAATAATGTAGGTCCTACATAAAACcagggagtgttttgttttgctttctcaGGAAGAGGGCTGGGTATTTAGAACATGGCAGAAGCTGGACAACCCCTCTGGGGGAAGGCAGCTCGCTGCGAACCCTGCCTCCCTTTGTCACTGTGTGCCCAGACCCCAGCAGTGACCCACCCCAGGCTGGCTGGACACCCTTCTCCATGCTCCCGCCTCCCCGCCCCATCCCGCAGGCCCTGAGCCTCAAACACATTTGTGGATTCACCCTGCCCCCTAGTGGGGCAGGTAAGCGCCATCACGCCCATGTTacgggggaaaccgaggcacgcaGCAATCAcatgtccctccccagcctggcccctgggGAATCACCGCTACCAGCACAGTGAGTGCCCAGCGCCCctccgctggggggggggggattcggAGTTGGGAATGCTGGGACAGGGGTGGCCTCAGGCTGCCCTGGGCCAGCGGGTTCCGGCCTAGCCCCGGCTGAGGGAACCGTGGCTTGgcatcccctccctgccctctcccTGTTTTCCCAGCACATCCACTGTCCAGCACACAGGCCTGGGGGGGTCGAAACAGgctggcctggcccagcaccACTTCCCCCAACGGCCCCCAACAGGCAAACACCTTAGAGCCCGCAGAAGGGGGAGAAGGAGCCGGCGCCAGCCAGAACGGGGGGCTCTCACTGCCATGCTGAGATGCAGGTGGGAACGGCTGGATCCCGGC
This window harbors:
- the CAVIN1 gene encoding caveolae-associated protein 1 — protein: MADTPLQIIEQPAPSETSEEQAAEEPIKSDQINGVMVLTLLDKIIGAVDQIQLTQTQLEERQQEMDSAVASIQGELTKLTKAHTTTSNTVNKMLEKVRKVSVNVKTVRQNLEKQAGQIKKLEVNEAELLKRRNFKVMIYQDEVKLPAKLSISKSLKETEKEEKEEEGAEVPADEDHADEDRIQLSSDEEVEVEEIIEESRAERIKRSGMKRVDDFKKAFSKEKMEKTKLKTKENLEKTKHNLEKTRHNLEKRMNKLGTKIVTTERREKMKTSRDKLKKSFTPDHPVYARSKTAVYKVPPFTFYVKKIREGEVEVKATEMVEVGGEEAENTELLREESPEMHTLLEITEESDAVLVDKSDSE